The Sorangiineae bacterium MSr11954 DNA segment TTCCTCGATCCGCTCATCACGCCGGACGTGTGGGGTCCGGCGTTGAAGGATCCGATGGTCCCGTTCGACGTGAGCACGAGCTCGCGGTTCGTGCTGGTGACGCATCGCCACCCGGATCACTTCGACGTGGCGGCCGCGCGCAAGATCCTCGGTGAAAATGGGCGGCTCGTCTGTGCGCCGGAGGTGGCGGCGTTCGCGGCCTCCGTGGGGTTCAAGACGCGGGTGGCGCCACTCTACGAGCCGGTGTTGCTCGACGACGATTTCACGGCAACCGCCGTTCCTGCCGTCGATGGCTACGGCGATCCGCAAGTATCCTGGGTGGTGCGCGGTGGAGGGCGGCGCATCATTCACTGCGGCGATACGTTGTGGCACGGGTCCTGGTGGCACATCGGCCGTCAGTTTGGTCCGTTCGACGCGGCGTTCTTGCCCATCAACGGCGCGCGCTTCGCGTGGCGAAAGCCGGTGAGCGAGGTGTCTGCCGTCATGACCCCCGAGCAGGCGGTGGCCGCGGCCGTCGTCCTCGGCGCGCGTTTGATCGTGCCCATTCACTATGGCGTGGTGGGCGCCGATGGGTACAGCGAGCTACCCGATCCGGAGGGCGCGCTTCTTCAAGCGGCGCGGCGCCGGAACATGCCGGTGGAGATCGTGCGCCCGGGCGATTGGCTCACGTGGAAGGGCAGGGGGGTGACGTAGAGCATTCGGAAGCAGATAAGACAAGGAAGCGCGAGAAGAGCAAGGAAGCGCGAGAAGACAAGGAAGCGCGAGAAGACAAGGAAGCGAATGCCAAGAGCGACACGTTGCATGTCGCGGCGACGGTGTGTTTCGAGAACGTGGAAGGCTAACGATTCGTGCGCGCTTCGAGGGCGGTGACGCCGCGCGCGATGACCTCGGGAAGTCGGCCGCTTTGTTTCAAGGCGACGACGATGCGGCGCGCGCCATCCATGTCGCCGGCGTCGGCGAGGGCGCGGCCTTGTTCGAGCAAAGCTTGCTCACGGTACGGCGAGGCGGGCGACGTGGTGAGGAAGCGCGCCCACGCATTGGCGCGATCCTTCGGCGAGGGATAGCTGCGCGCGAGCAGGAACATGGCGTCGGAGGTCAGCGCGGGATCGCGCGCGGTGGTGACCAACGACGAGAGGCGACCTTGGGCGGTGGCGACGTCGCCGCGGGCCAGCTCCAGCTCGCCCACCGTGAATGTGG contains these protein-coding regions:
- a CDS encoding MBL fold metallo-hydrolase, encoding MSEGRKSMLRGALGRRNLLTGVAAALGGCAIPSVRAAAAAAPATTEQGPALRAQRLTWAGVRLQLEATTLFLDPLITPDVWGPALKDPMVPFDVSTSSRFVLVTHRHPDHFDVAAARKILGENGRLVCAPEVAAFAASVGFKTRVAPLYEPVLLDDDFTATAVPAVDGYGDPQVSWVVRGGGRRIIHCGDTLWHGSWWHIGRQFGPFDAAFLPINGARFAWRKPVSEVSAVMTPEQAVAAAVVLGARLIVPIHYGVVGADGYSELPDPEGALLQAARRRNMPVEIVRPGDWLTWKGRGVT